The following nucleotide sequence is from Synechococcus sp. CBW1004.
CCGGGTGGATCAGGACATCCGCTGCATCGTGCGCGCGCCTGACGAAGGCGACACCTACGTGTTGCTCTGGATCGACAAGCACGACGACGCCTACCAATGGGCGCGCCGCCGCACCTGCCATGTGAACCGTGTCTCCGGTGCCCTGCAGGTGGTGGATGTGGAGGCCGCCGAAATGGCTGTTGGCGATGCCATTGCCGCCGCCGTCAGCGAGGCACTCGCCAATCAGACCCCGCCGTCTCAGGCCTCTGGCATAGCGACTCCCGTCACGACCCAGATCCAAGACAAGGCTCCATCGCTGTTCGCCCACTGCGACGACGACCAGTTGATGCTGCTGGGGGTTCCAGAAGCCCTACTGCCTGCCGTACGGGCTGTCAGCAGCGAAGAGGCTCTGACCCGCCTGATCGAGTGGGTGCCCCAGGACTGCGTCGATGGACTGATCCTGCTCGCAGACGGCAAGCCAATCGAGACCGTGATTGAGGAGCTGGAACGCCAGCGGCCGACAGCCATCGATCCCAGCGATGTGGCCGCGGCCCTCGACACCCCGGAGAGCAAGGCTGAATTTCTGGTCATCACCGATGACGACGTGCTGGAAGCGATGCTCTCGGCGCCGCTGGAGCGCTGGCGCGTGTTCCTCCATCCCAGTCAGCGCCGACTCGTCGAAAGGAACTGGAGTGGTGCAGTACGGGTGCTCGGTGGTGCTGGCACCGGCAAGACGGTGGTGGCCATGCACCGGGCCCGCTGGCTTGCTCAGCAACAGATTCGCTCGAGCACTCCCGGCCGGGTGTTGTTCACCACCTTCACCCGCAACCTGGCCACCGACATCCGCGCCAACCTCACCAAGATCTGCAGCCCCGAGGAACTTCAGCGCATCGAGGTGATTCACCTCGATGGCTGGGTGATGAACTTCCTCAAGAACCAGGGCCTGCAGGTGCGGGTGTTCAACGAGGAGGCTCGTGACAGCGCATGGAGCCTGGCTTTGGATGTGGCCGAAACGTCGCTGGGATTCGACAAGCGCTTCTACCAGGAAGAGTGGAAAGACGTGGTGCTCGCTCAGGGCTGCCGCAGCCGCGACGACTACCTGATGGCACGGCGGGTGGGCCGCGGCACCCGCCTGAATCGCCAGCAGCGCGCCCAGATCTGGCCCGTCTTCGATGCGCTGCGCGCCGAATTCCGCCAGCGAGGGCTGTGGGAGCCGGAGGAGGCCAAACAGATCGCCGCCGACCTGCTGAACCGCGGCGATCAGCCGCCGCTGTTTGCCGCCGTGGTGGTGGACGAAGCCCAGGATCTTGATCTGG
It contains:
- a CDS encoding UvrD-helicase domain-containing protein — translated: MSEPCLTVALSNDFFKAFGRLPEKARGKVATFISKFRANPRSPGLNYERIEGGKDPFIRSIRVDQDIRCIVRAPDEGDTYVLLWIDKHDDAYQWARRRTCHVNRVSGALQVVDVEAAEMAVGDAIAAAVSEALANQTPPSQASGIATPVTTQIQDKAPSLFAHCDDDQLMLLGVPEALLPAVRAVSSEEALTRLIEWVPQDCVDGLILLADGKPIETVIEELERQRPTAIDPSDVAAALDTPESKAEFLVITDDDVLEAMLSAPLERWRVFLHPSQRRLVERNWSGAVRVLGGAGTGKTVVAMHRARWLAQQQIRSSTPGRVLFTTFTRNLATDIRANLTKICSPEELQRIEVIHLDGWVMNFLKNQGLQVRVFNEEARDSAWSLALDVAETSLGFDKRFYQEEWKDVVLAQGCRSRDDYLMARRVGRGTRLNRQQRAQIWPVFDALRAEFRQRGLWEPEEAKQIAADLLNRGDQPPLFAAVVVDEAQDLDLASFSLLRALVGEPRANDLFIVGDPHQRIYGKPVVLSRCGIDIRGRARKLRINYRTTEETRAWATAVLHGLDFDDLDGGSDPSSDYRSLLYGDAPLVRGFEDPAEEQGFLVSTLRQLREEQQSLASTCVSARTNKAVEKLNGLLQAEGFVTRVINADESDDPSDPALRLATMHRVKGLEFDQVFLPGLTADQIPLRRILDGCPDQLSKELFEQQERSLLHVAATRAKKRVVVSFSGQPSPFIGAS